The nucleotide window ACCAGCAGACCATCTTCCACTGCCACCGCCATACCAATGTGAATGTGGTCATAATAACGAATGGTGTCACCTAACCAAGAGCAATTCACTGAAGGGTTTTGACGCAGAGCAGCGGCAACGGACTTAATAACTATATCGTTAAAGGAAATCTTGGACGGCAGTACATTATTCAATTGGGAACGAAGCGCTACGGCATTATCCATATTCATATCCATTGTGAGATAGAAATGCGGCGCACCGTTTTTGCTTTCCCCTAAACGCTTGGCAATCGCCTTACGCATCTGACTGACCCGAACATCTTTAGTACCTTCCTTGCCGATGAAAGCAGGCACTGATATTTTTTGAGAAACTGAAGAACTGCTTTCCAGATCGCGCTTTACGATTCTGCCATCTTCACCCGAACCTTTCACGTGACTGAGGTCAATTCCTTTTTCTTTCGCAATCATACGCGCAAGCGGAGATGCTTTCACCCGGGAATCAGATGGGATGATAGCTGTTTGCGACACAGGAGATGCAGGCTGTGCAGTTTCTGATTTCTGATTTCTGATTTCCGACTTATCTTCTGTATTTGCTTGAGGAGCTGGTGCAGCCGGTGCATTTAGCAAGGCTGAATAATCCTCTCCTTCTTTTCCAATGACGGCAATCAAATCGCCAATCTTCAACGTATCACCTTTTTTAGCTGCTACGTGAAGAATTACCCCGTTATAATATGATTCTAAGGGGAGGGTGGCCTTATCGGTTTCGATCTCAGCAACCGTATCGCCCGATTTAATCTTATCACCCACTTTTACACTTAACTCCGCAAGAAAACCTTCCTCCATTGTGTCGGTTATCCGCCCTAATCTGATCGCTTCTGCCATAGTTCTTTCTGTTGCGGGCAAATGTATGAAAAGTTCAATCGTTCAATCGTTATCAAAAAGTCTGAATTTGGAATACATTAATATGGGAATGATGAGTATCGTACCAATAGTCACCAACTTTAGAGACTCTGTGTAATAATTTAGCCGCTTTCCAATAATTCCATCTGTTGTCAGTGTCGTTAAAGCAAAAACAATAATTAACGATAACATAATTACTGGATACTCTTTCCAACTTTTTGAAAGGAAAGCGTAGAATATAACGAGGTAGGCTGGAATGGAATAAACAAATGCCCACTTATTTTGTTGCGGAAAAATGAGCGGAGTAATCAATAGCAGATAGGAAACTTCAATAAAAAAATGCTTGGAGGAATTTTGGGGGTTAAACGGCCTCTGTCTTAAAAAAAACAATGTCAACACAATCAACAAGAGTCTAACGGCATTGGTCAAAAGGCTCAACATTTCAGAATTCAGAGGATATAGTAAAAGCTGGAACGAGCCTGATTCTGCTTTTGAAAAATAAGCGGAAAACAAAGCAGCCAATCCATGTATCCGGTAACTTTCCACGTTTTGTCCTGTGTTATATTTATCCAGAAAAGGGTTAATAACACTGAGCCATTCCTGATGAAGCTGGAAATTGAAAGAATAGCCCCATACAAAAGCGGGAAGCAAAAAAGTAATGCCAGTGAAAATTAACGTTATCAGAACCGCGGTTAACTGCTTTCTGAAAATAAGATATGGAATGAATACTAACGGTAGTATCTTGAAGTTTATTCCCAGAGCTAAGAGAAACGCCCCACGGGAAATTTTATTTTCAAAAAATAGATACTGAAGCCCCTGAAGAGTCACCCACAACAATAAAATAT belongs to Bacteroidota bacterium and includes:
- a CDS encoding 2-oxo acid dehydrogenase subunit E2, which encodes MAEAIRLGRITDTMEEGFLAELSVKVGDKIKSGDTVAEIETDKATLPLESYYNGVILHVAAKKGDTLKIGDLIAVIGKEGEDYSALLNAPAAPAPQANTEDKSEIRNQKSETAQPASPVSQTAIIPSDSRVKASPLARMIAKEKGIDLSHVKGSGEDGRIVKRDLESSSSVSQKISVPAFIGKEGTKDVRVSQMRKAIAKRLGESKNGAPHFYLTMDMNMDNAVALRSQLNNVLPSKISFNDIVIKSVAAALRQNPSVNCSWLGDTIRYYDHIHIGMAVAVEDGLLVPVIKFADGKTVQQISVEAKSLAEKATTKKLQPQEMEGNTFTISNLGMFGIEEFTAIINPPDACILAVGAIRQEPTVVNGAIKIGSRMKVTLSCDHRAVDGAVGSKFLQTLKSVIENPVAILL
- a CDS encoding DUF2029 domain-containing protein — protein: MQRLIGFLKNVVTWLNNNKLASAYILSSPYLIIKAFSRGEFNTYIGAAEQLRLGNSCYHVWLHYQGIGNSQYGYSPLFATLLIPFSYSPVWVPALLFLLADVWMLFHIFKLLLNWLDIYDDSVQKKVVLLTIVFSLRMILHNFEMVQMNILLLWVTLQGLQYLFFENKISRGAFLLALGINFKILPLVFIPYLIFRKQLTAVLITLIFTGITFLLPAFVWGYSFNFQLHQEWLSVINPFLDKYNTGQNVESYRIHGLAALFSAYFSKAESGSFQLLLYPLNSEMLSLLTNAVRLLLIVLTLFFLRQRPFNPQNSSKHFFIEVSYLLLITPLIFPQQNKWAFVYSIPAYLVIFYAFLSKSWKEYPVIMLSLIIVFALTTLTTDGIIGKRLNYYTESLKLVTIGTILIIPILMYSKFRLFDND